The window GAAACCGTCGAGCGGAACCGGGAAACCAATCGGCTGAGCGCCGGCATTCATGGCGATGACCATGATGCCACCACCGGTCTTCATCGATTCGATGAGCTCGGCCGTCGCTTCAACCTCGGCCGTGCAACCGGCGGCGTGGCAGAGCGAGTACTTCAGCGCGAGCGGCTTCAGCGCCTTCTCGTCGATCTTCTCGTTCTTGGCGGCGGCGGCCCACTGTTCCTTCGTGTACACAGCGGCGCGCAGGCCGGGGGGCAGCGCCATACCCAGCGGCACCATCACCATCATGCTCTTCTTGTCGATGCCTTCGATCTCACGGATCGCCGCCGAGACCATCACCATGCCGGTGTTGCCGTCGAGGCGCTCATGATGGGTGAGGCAAATGTTCTTCTCGTTCTTGACCTCTTTGCCGTCCTTGTCCTTGGTATTGAACGGCGCCTTCTCGCAAAGCTTCACCCACGCGCTCTTATTGCCAGCGGCCGCTGCAGGGGCGCCTTTGGCAGCCGGAGCGCCGGCCGCGGGAGCCTTGGCAGCGGGAGCAGCGGCAGGCGCCTTAGCTGCCGGATCCTGCGCGAGTGCTGGCGTACCAGCGATCATGGCGGCCAACCCGAGAGCGGCGCACACGGCCGCGACCCCACGGGCGCTCCGCCCCTTGTCCAGGAGGTGCGCAACGTTATTTGTCATGGAATACAAACCTTTCTTAGAGAGCTGGTCCGCCCAGCTCACCCCTCGCTGGGCGAGCACGAATTGCGCGCCCCATGACGCCCCTCGGCGCTCATCGCT of the Hyphomicrobium album genome contains:
- a CDS encoding invasion associated locus B family protein; amino-acid sequence: MTNNVAHLLDKGRSARGVAAVCAALGLAAMIAGTPALAQDPAAKAPAAAPAAKAPAAGAPAAKGAPAAAAGNKSAWVKLCEKAPFNTKDKDGKEVKNEKNICLTHHERLDGNTGMVMVSAAIREIEGIDKKSMMVMVPLGMALPPGLRAAVYTKEQWAAAAKNEKIDEKALKPLALKYSLCHAAGCTAEVEATAELIESMKTGGGIMVIAMNAGAQPIGFPVPLDGFTEAFGGKPVDNKEYAKARGQLMAQIRERQQAALEKYKAEQMKNLPPPPADAAAPAAAPAAKK